In Apostichopus japonicus isolate 1M-3 chromosome 5, ASM3797524v1, whole genome shotgun sequence, a single window of DNA contains:
- the LOC139967852 gene encoding uncharacterized protein isoform X3 yields MEPLPIWCYFLLLGSMQAVNPVTAIKNDCPLADVPACGPTGVCTCYDSEADCADKGLVALPRNLSSDLLYIDLSSNAIECVPTEFFERFTNLKQLQFNKNHIRRSFHLPKSLDTLYIEYNQLEEVNNFFIHCDNLQTVSLFENKIRNIPEHVFQGCSKLKLLNLDANHLSRLWNYSFAGLDSLTTLSMQWNAGPYFLSEESISIVCSTLEELSISTDKLPSTLLRNCTGLILFDLQYTTLFEIPESFFHTIQGISKIHMSSIKLKTIPERLFESTSVNMILDIGDNDLEEIPAKLFTINPKGHYMTALFLCGNKLKFLPRGLFDNVHYLQNLFLHDNNLKTLPGSILAAISLSSLYLFQNNIEYLTEPLFGNNKRNSTLKEIHLQDNPIRRISSAVIDEMIDGGTMFLSCEHLTMPTIREQLNVTCLRPSTVMVMNISYDAARWFQARGFSCFGLKVDNLRECTSCPTGTYGGHVNDNTCQACPRGGFYQDQVGQYSLDGTSMNCKNCTEGTFVRLGSGKDPLSCKVCPTGTNKNGLAGFRACSCLDNYFRRDRFDKCELCPQEGVHCKNDYMAISQGYYWNWSYTNIDEYKRFVENLLTFNDSYKNDTTRFNGSLPKAHKCLKSDRCANDVDQIKGNCAEGYIGWMCTNCDEEFFPIFGFCRPCPALKYFILESSVILIILALFLFLLFKTYRNKKRRSRSLVDSTLALTKIVLGFYQIMAEFWESIDVIFWPQFFRSIATWLDVLQFNISSILIKPKCFWPAFELTPYTAFTLGAMFPFFSMACAILAIGAVKLHARVSEKKSPANVDDITFRLQLHQNNILTFLVLILFVTYTSTCNVTFALYGPTCDTFSLDEFGVYNISILRSDYSINCNTTTHRRFQIASYCSSIYVIALPAVLYLFLWKHSRRNGSSELHEHNNDDSPKWLRFLNENYQSDFWYWEIIELVRKVSQTFVIVIFGWNGYFSVTITLTLAVIFLSLHISFKPMKDRVEYYLQLMSLWAIFFNMLVAAVPAPESFTGQFSTDILVTFLVILNTSVIVIALAVTVLKMGKIIYSRNCLRRGDSGYRTNEGQDEHFYDEVQPLIN; encoded by the exons ATGTTCCAGCGTGTGGACCAACAGGTGTTTGTACTTGCTATGACAGTGAAGCTGATTGTGCGGATAAAGGTTTGGTTGCCTTGCCAAGAAACCTGTCATCCGACTTGCTTTACAT AGACCTTTCAAGCAATGCAATTGAATGTGTTCCCACGGAATTTTTCGAACGATTTACCAATCTGAAACAATT ACAATTCAATAAGAATCATATTCGAAGATCATTTCACCTTCCGAAAAGTCTAGACACGCT TTACATTGAATATAATCAACTCGAAGAAGTAAACAATTTCTTTATTCACTGCGATAACCTACAAACTGT ATCGCTGTTCGAAAATAAGATAAGAAACATACCAGAACATGTCTTTCAAGGATGTTCCAAACTAAAACTATT AAATTTAGACGCAAATCACTTGTCACGACTTTGGAACTACAGTTTTGCTGGGCTTGACTCTTTAACAACGTT AAGTATGCAATGGAATGCTGGGCCTTACTTCCTTTCTGAGGAATCAATATCAATAGTGTGTTCTACCCTTGAAGAATT GTCGATCTCAACTGACAAACTACCTTCAACTCTTCTACGAAATTGCACAGGGTTGATTCTTTT TGACTTACAATATACCACCTTGTTTGAAATTCCGGAAAGTTTCTTTCACACAATTCAAGGAATTAGTAAGAT ACATATGTCATCTATCAAGCTGAAGACGATACCAGAACGACTGTTTGAATCCACTTCAGTTAATATGATTTT AGACATCGGAGACAACGATTTGGAAGAAATTCCTGCTAAATTGTTCACGATTAATCCGAAAGGTCACTATATGACAGCACTCTTTCTATGTGGTAATAAGCTGAAGTTTCTGCCGAGAGGACTGTTCGACAATGTCCATTATCTCCAAAATCT ATTTCTCCACGACAACAACTTGAAAACTCTACCGGGATCTATACTGGCTGCAATATCTTTGTCTAGTCT GTATCTGTTTCAGAACAACATAGAATACCTGACGGAACCATTATTCGGCAATAATAAACGAAATTCTACATTAAAAGAAAT CCATTTACAAGATAATCCCATCCGTCGAATATCGTCAGCAGTTATTGATGAAATGATCGACGGAGGTACCAT gTTTCTATCTTGTGAACACCTTACAATGCCCACGATTCGGGAACAACTGAACGT AACATGTCTGCGTCCATCGACTGTAATGGTAATGAACATTAGCTACGACGCTGCCCGGTGGTTCCAGGCTAGAGGATTTAGTTGTTTTGGACTCAAGGTGGATAATCTCCGAGAGTGTACATCTTGTCCAACTGGCACATACGGTGGACACGTAAATGACAACACTTGCCAGGCTTGTCCACGTG GTGGCTTTTATCAAGATCAAGTTGGCCAATACTCCTTGGATGGAACGTCCATGAACTGTAAAAATTGCACTGAAGGAACGTTTGTAAGGCTAGGTTCAGGAAAAGACCCCCTGAGCTGTAAAGTTTGTCCCACTGGAACAAATAAGAACGGATTGGCAGGATTTCGAGCTTGCTCATGTTTGGATAACTATTTTAGGCGTGATCGTTTTGATAAATGTGAGCTTTGTCCACAGGAGGGTGTACATTGCAAGAATGATTACATGGCCATAAGCCAAGGCTATTACTGGAACTGGAGTTacacaaatattgatgaataCAAACGATTTGTAgaaaacctattgacatttaatGACTCGTACAAAAACGATACTACGAGATTTAATGGATCTCTTCCCAAAGCTCATAAATGTTTGAAGAGCGATAGATGCGCTAATGACGTTGATCAAATCAAAGGAAATTGTGCGGAAGGCTATATTGGTTGGATGTGCACAAACTGTGACGAAGAATTCTTCCCTATATTTGGATTTTGTCGTCCTTGTCCAGctcttaaatatttcattttggaaTCTTCAGTCATTTTGATCATTCTTGCTCTTTTCCTCTTTCTTCTGTTCAAAACTTATCGTAATAAAAAAAGACGGTCTCGATCCCTTGTAGACAGTACGTTGGCCTTGACCAAAATAGTTCTCGGATTTTATCAAATTATGGCAGAATTTTGGGAATCTATAGATGTTATCTTTTGGCCACAGTTTTTTAGAAGCATTGCTACATGGCTAGATGTTTTgcaatttaatatttcaagcaTACTGATAAAGCCTAAGTGTTTCTGGCCTGCATTTGAGCTAACACCGTACACAGCTTTTACTCTGGGCGCTATGTTTCCATTCTTTTCAATGGCTTGTGCCATTCTTGCTATTGGTGCGGTAAAACTTCACGCAAGAGTTTCAGAAAAGAAGAGCCCTGCAAACGTTGACGATATTACTTTCCGCTTGCAACTTCaccaaaataatattcttacctTTCTGGTTCTTATATTATTTGTCACTTACACATCCACTTGTAACGTTACCTTTGCACTTTACGGCCCTACTTGCGACACGTTTTCTCTTGATGAGTTTGGTGTTTATAACATTAGCATATTGCGGTCTGATTACTCAATAAACTGTAACACGACCACCCATCGTCGTTTCCAAATCGCTTCGTACTGTTCGTCAATATATGTTATTGCACTTCCGGCAGTTCTGTATCTTTTCTTGTGGAAACATTCTCGTCGAAATGGCAGCAGCGAGCTTCATGAACACAACAATGATGACTCACCAAAGTGGTTGAGATTTCTGAATGAGAATTACCAGTCTGATTTCTGGTACTGGGAAATCATCGAACTTGTCCGTAAAGTGTCACAGACTTTCGTAATCGTCATATTTGGATGGAATGGTTATTTTTCTGTCACAATTACGTTAACATTGGCTGTTATCTTCCTGAGTTTACATATTTCCTTCAAACCGATGAAAGACAGGGTTGAGTATTACTTACAG CTGATGTCCCTTTGGGCCATTTTCTTCAACATGCTTGTAGCAGCAGTTCCAGCTCCGGAATCTTTCACTGGACAATTCTCAACCGATATCCTGGTCACGTTTCTGGTGATTTTAAACACCAGTGTTATTGTCATTGCACTAG CTGTGACCGTCTTGAAGATGGGTAAAATTATTTACAGTAGAAATTGTCTCCGAAGAGGAGACAGCGGGTACCGAACTAACGAAGGTCAAGATGAGCACTTCTACGATGAAGTCCAACCTCTTATCAATTGA
- the LOC139967852 gene encoding uncharacterized protein isoform X6: protein MEPLPIWCYFLLLGSMQAVNPVTAIKNDCPLADVPACGPTGVCTCYDSEADCADKGLVALPRNLSSDLLYIDLSSNAIECVPTEFFERFTNLKQLQFNKNHIRRSFHLPKSLDTLYIEYNQLEEVNNFFIHCDNLQTVSLFENKIRNIPEHVFQGCSKLKLLSMQWNAGPYFLSEESISIVCSTLEELSISTDKLPSTLLRNCTGLILFDLQYTTLFEIPESFFHTIQGISKIHMSSIKLKTIPERLFESTSVNMILDIGDNDLEEIPAKLFTINPKGHYMTALFLCGNKLKFLPRGLFDNVHYLQNLFLHDNNLKTLPGSILAAISLSSLYLFQNNIEYLTEPLFGNNKRNSTLKEIHLQDNPIRRISSAVIDEMIDGGTMFLSCEHLTMPTIREQLNVTCLRPSTVMVMNISYDAARWFQARGFSCFGLKVDNLRECTSCPTGTYGGHVNDNTCQACPRGGFYQDQVGQYSLDGTSMNCKNCTEGTFVRLGSGKDPLSCKVCPTGTNKNGLAGFRACSCLDNYFRRDRFDKCELCPQEGVHCKNDYMAISQGYYWNWSYTNIDEYKRFVENLLTFNDSYKNDTTRFNGSLPKAHKCLKSDRCANDVDQIKGNCAEGYIGWMCTNCDEEFFPIFGFCRPCPALKYFILESSVILIILALFLFLLFKTYRNKKRRSRSLVDSTLALTKIVLGFYQIMAEFWESIDVIFWPQFFRSIATWLDVLQFNISSILIKPKCFWPAFELTPYTAFTLGAMFPFFSMACAILAIGAVKLHARVSEKKSPANVDDITFRLQLHQNNILTFLVLILFVTYTSTCNVTFALYGPTCDTFSLDEFGVYNISILRSDYSINCNTTTHRRFQIASYCSSIYVIALPAVLYLFLWKHSRRNGSSELHEHNNDDSPKWLRFLNENYQSDFWYWEIIELVRKVSQTFVIVIFGWNGYFSVTITLTLAVIFLSLHISFKPMKDRVEYYLQLMSLWAIFFNMLVAAVPAPESFTGQFSTDILVTFLVILNTSVIVIALAVTVLKMGKIIYSRNCLRRGDSGYRTNEGQDEHFYDEVQPLIN, encoded by the exons ATGTTCCAGCGTGTGGACCAACAGGTGTTTGTACTTGCTATGACAGTGAAGCTGATTGTGCGGATAAAGGTTTGGTTGCCTTGCCAAGAAACCTGTCATCCGACTTGCTTTACAT AGACCTTTCAAGCAATGCAATTGAATGTGTTCCCACGGAATTTTTCGAACGATTTACCAATCTGAAACAATT ACAATTCAATAAGAATCATATTCGAAGATCATTTCACCTTCCGAAAAGTCTAGACACGCT TTACATTGAATATAATCAACTCGAAGAAGTAAACAATTTCTTTATTCACTGCGATAACCTACAAACTGT ATCGCTGTTCGAAAATAAGATAAGAAACATACCAGAACATGTCTTTCAAGGATGTTCCAAACTAAAACTATT AAGTATGCAATGGAATGCTGGGCCTTACTTCCTTTCTGAGGAATCAATATCAATAGTGTGTTCTACCCTTGAAGAATT GTCGATCTCAACTGACAAACTACCTTCAACTCTTCTACGAAATTGCACAGGGTTGATTCTTTT TGACTTACAATATACCACCTTGTTTGAAATTCCGGAAAGTTTCTTTCACACAATTCAAGGAATTAGTAAGAT ACATATGTCATCTATCAAGCTGAAGACGATACCAGAACGACTGTTTGAATCCACTTCAGTTAATATGATTTT AGACATCGGAGACAACGATTTGGAAGAAATTCCTGCTAAATTGTTCACGATTAATCCGAAAGGTCACTATATGACAGCACTCTTTCTATGTGGTAATAAGCTGAAGTTTCTGCCGAGAGGACTGTTCGACAATGTCCATTATCTCCAAAATCT ATTTCTCCACGACAACAACTTGAAAACTCTACCGGGATCTATACTGGCTGCAATATCTTTGTCTAGTCT GTATCTGTTTCAGAACAACATAGAATACCTGACGGAACCATTATTCGGCAATAATAAACGAAATTCTACATTAAAAGAAAT CCATTTACAAGATAATCCCATCCGTCGAATATCGTCAGCAGTTATTGATGAAATGATCGACGGAGGTACCAT gTTTCTATCTTGTGAACACCTTACAATGCCCACGATTCGGGAACAACTGAACGT AACATGTCTGCGTCCATCGACTGTAATGGTAATGAACATTAGCTACGACGCTGCCCGGTGGTTCCAGGCTAGAGGATTTAGTTGTTTTGGACTCAAGGTGGATAATCTCCGAGAGTGTACATCTTGTCCAACTGGCACATACGGTGGACACGTAAATGACAACACTTGCCAGGCTTGTCCACGTG GTGGCTTTTATCAAGATCAAGTTGGCCAATACTCCTTGGATGGAACGTCCATGAACTGTAAAAATTGCACTGAAGGAACGTTTGTAAGGCTAGGTTCAGGAAAAGACCCCCTGAGCTGTAAAGTTTGTCCCACTGGAACAAATAAGAACGGATTGGCAGGATTTCGAGCTTGCTCATGTTTGGATAACTATTTTAGGCGTGATCGTTTTGATAAATGTGAGCTTTGTCCACAGGAGGGTGTACATTGCAAGAATGATTACATGGCCATAAGCCAAGGCTATTACTGGAACTGGAGTTacacaaatattgatgaataCAAACGATTTGTAgaaaacctattgacatttaatGACTCGTACAAAAACGATACTACGAGATTTAATGGATCTCTTCCCAAAGCTCATAAATGTTTGAAGAGCGATAGATGCGCTAATGACGTTGATCAAATCAAAGGAAATTGTGCGGAAGGCTATATTGGTTGGATGTGCACAAACTGTGACGAAGAATTCTTCCCTATATTTGGATTTTGTCGTCCTTGTCCAGctcttaaatatttcattttggaaTCTTCAGTCATTTTGATCATTCTTGCTCTTTTCCTCTTTCTTCTGTTCAAAACTTATCGTAATAAAAAAAGACGGTCTCGATCCCTTGTAGACAGTACGTTGGCCTTGACCAAAATAGTTCTCGGATTTTATCAAATTATGGCAGAATTTTGGGAATCTATAGATGTTATCTTTTGGCCACAGTTTTTTAGAAGCATTGCTACATGGCTAGATGTTTTgcaatttaatatttcaagcaTACTGATAAAGCCTAAGTGTTTCTGGCCTGCATTTGAGCTAACACCGTACACAGCTTTTACTCTGGGCGCTATGTTTCCATTCTTTTCAATGGCTTGTGCCATTCTTGCTATTGGTGCGGTAAAACTTCACGCAAGAGTTTCAGAAAAGAAGAGCCCTGCAAACGTTGACGATATTACTTTCCGCTTGCAACTTCaccaaaataatattcttacctTTCTGGTTCTTATATTATTTGTCACTTACACATCCACTTGTAACGTTACCTTTGCACTTTACGGCCCTACTTGCGACACGTTTTCTCTTGATGAGTTTGGTGTTTATAACATTAGCATATTGCGGTCTGATTACTCAATAAACTGTAACACGACCACCCATCGTCGTTTCCAAATCGCTTCGTACTGTTCGTCAATATATGTTATTGCACTTCCGGCAGTTCTGTATCTTTTCTTGTGGAAACATTCTCGTCGAAATGGCAGCAGCGAGCTTCATGAACACAACAATGATGACTCACCAAAGTGGTTGAGATTTCTGAATGAGAATTACCAGTCTGATTTCTGGTACTGGGAAATCATCGAACTTGTCCGTAAAGTGTCACAGACTTTCGTAATCGTCATATTTGGATGGAATGGTTATTTTTCTGTCACAATTACGTTAACATTGGCTGTTATCTTCCTGAGTTTACATATTTCCTTCAAACCGATGAAAGACAGGGTTGAGTATTACTTACAG CTGATGTCCCTTTGGGCCATTTTCTTCAACATGCTTGTAGCAGCAGTTCCAGCTCCGGAATCTTTCACTGGACAATTCTCAACCGATATCCTGGTCACGTTTCTGGTGATTTTAAACACCAGTGTTATTGTCATTGCACTAG CTGTGACCGTCTTGAAGATGGGTAAAATTATTTACAGTAGAAATTGTCTCCGAAGAGGAGACAGCGGGTACCGAACTAACGAAGGTCAAGATGAGCACTTCTACGATGAAGTCCAACCTCTTATCAATTGA
- the LOC139967852 gene encoding uncharacterized protein isoform X7 gives MQWNAGPYFLSEESISIVCSTLEELSISTDKLPSTLLRNCTGLILFDLQYTTLFEIPESFFHTIQGISKIHMSSIKLKTIPERLFESTSVNMILDIGDNDLEEIPAKLFTINPKGHYMTALFLCGNKLKFLPRGLFDNVHYLQNLFLHDNNLKTLPGSILAAISLSSLYLFQNNIEYLTEPLFGNNKRNSTLKEIHLQDNPIRRISSAVIDEMIDGGTMFLSCEHLTMPTIREQLNVTCLRPSTVMVMNISYDAARWFQARGFSCFGLKVDNLRECTSCPTGTYGGHVNDNTCQACPRGGFYQDQVGQYSLDGTSMNCKNCTEGTFVRLGSGKDPLSCKVCPTGTNKNGLAGFRACSCLDNYFRRDRFDKCELCPQEGVHCKNDYMAISQGYYWNWSYTNIDEYKRFVENLLTFNDSYKNDTTRFNGSLPKAHKCLKSDRCANDVDQIKGNCAEGYIGWMCTNCDEEFFPIFGFCRPCPALKYFILESSVILIILALFLFLLFKTYRNKKRRSRSLVDSTLALTKIVLGFYQIMAEFWESIDVIFWPQFFRSIATWLDVLQFNISSILIKPKCFWPAFELTPYTAFTLGAMFPFFSMACAILAIGAVKLHARVSEKKSPANVDDITFRLQLHQNNILTFLVLILFVTYTSTCNVTFALYGPTCDTFSLDEFGVYNISILRSDYSINCNTTTHRRFQIASYCSSIYVIALPAVLYLFLWKHSRRNGSSELHEHNNDDSPKWLRFLNENYQSDFWYWEIIELVRKVSQTFVIVIFGWNGYFSVTITLTLAVIFLSLHISFKPMKDRVEYYLQLMSLWAIFFNMLVAAVPAPESFTGQFSTDILVTFLVILNTSVIVIALAVTVLKMGKIIYSRNCLRRGDSGYRTNEGQDEHFYDEVQPLIN, from the exons ATGCAATGGAATGCTGGGCCTTACTTCCTTTCTGAGGAATCAATATCAATAGTGTGTTCTACCCTTGAAGAATT GTCGATCTCAACTGACAAACTACCTTCAACTCTTCTACGAAATTGCACAGGGTTGATTCTTTT TGACTTACAATATACCACCTTGTTTGAAATTCCGGAAAGTTTCTTTCACACAATTCAAGGAATTAGTAAGAT ACATATGTCATCTATCAAGCTGAAGACGATACCAGAACGACTGTTTGAATCCACTTCAGTTAATATGATTTT AGACATCGGAGACAACGATTTGGAAGAAATTCCTGCTAAATTGTTCACGATTAATCCGAAAGGTCACTATATGACAGCACTCTTTCTATGTGGTAATAAGCTGAAGTTTCTGCCGAGAGGACTGTTCGACAATGTCCATTATCTCCAAAATCT ATTTCTCCACGACAACAACTTGAAAACTCTACCGGGATCTATACTGGCTGCAATATCTTTGTCTAGTCT GTATCTGTTTCAGAACAACATAGAATACCTGACGGAACCATTATTCGGCAATAATAAACGAAATTCTACATTAAAAGAAAT CCATTTACAAGATAATCCCATCCGTCGAATATCGTCAGCAGTTATTGATGAAATGATCGACGGAGGTACCAT gTTTCTATCTTGTGAACACCTTACAATGCCCACGATTCGGGAACAACTGAACGT AACATGTCTGCGTCCATCGACTGTAATGGTAATGAACATTAGCTACGACGCTGCCCGGTGGTTCCAGGCTAGAGGATTTAGTTGTTTTGGACTCAAGGTGGATAATCTCCGAGAGTGTACATCTTGTCCAACTGGCACATACGGTGGACACGTAAATGACAACACTTGCCAGGCTTGTCCACGTG GTGGCTTTTATCAAGATCAAGTTGGCCAATACTCCTTGGATGGAACGTCCATGAACTGTAAAAATTGCACTGAAGGAACGTTTGTAAGGCTAGGTTCAGGAAAAGACCCCCTGAGCTGTAAAGTTTGTCCCACTGGAACAAATAAGAACGGATTGGCAGGATTTCGAGCTTGCTCATGTTTGGATAACTATTTTAGGCGTGATCGTTTTGATAAATGTGAGCTTTGTCCACAGGAGGGTGTACATTGCAAGAATGATTACATGGCCATAAGCCAAGGCTATTACTGGAACTGGAGTTacacaaatattgatgaataCAAACGATTTGTAgaaaacctattgacatttaatGACTCGTACAAAAACGATACTACGAGATTTAATGGATCTCTTCCCAAAGCTCATAAATGTTTGAAGAGCGATAGATGCGCTAATGACGTTGATCAAATCAAAGGAAATTGTGCGGAAGGCTATATTGGTTGGATGTGCACAAACTGTGACGAAGAATTCTTCCCTATATTTGGATTTTGTCGTCCTTGTCCAGctcttaaatatttcattttggaaTCTTCAGTCATTTTGATCATTCTTGCTCTTTTCCTCTTTCTTCTGTTCAAAACTTATCGTAATAAAAAAAGACGGTCTCGATCCCTTGTAGACAGTACGTTGGCCTTGACCAAAATAGTTCTCGGATTTTATCAAATTATGGCAGAATTTTGGGAATCTATAGATGTTATCTTTTGGCCACAGTTTTTTAGAAGCATTGCTACATGGCTAGATGTTTTgcaatttaatatttcaagcaTACTGATAAAGCCTAAGTGTTTCTGGCCTGCATTTGAGCTAACACCGTACACAGCTTTTACTCTGGGCGCTATGTTTCCATTCTTTTCAATGGCTTGTGCCATTCTTGCTATTGGTGCGGTAAAACTTCACGCAAGAGTTTCAGAAAAGAAGAGCCCTGCAAACGTTGACGATATTACTTTCCGCTTGCAACTTCaccaaaataatattcttacctTTCTGGTTCTTATATTATTTGTCACTTACACATCCACTTGTAACGTTACCTTTGCACTTTACGGCCCTACTTGCGACACGTTTTCTCTTGATGAGTTTGGTGTTTATAACATTAGCATATTGCGGTCTGATTACTCAATAAACTGTAACACGACCACCCATCGTCGTTTCCAAATCGCTTCGTACTGTTCGTCAATATATGTTATTGCACTTCCGGCAGTTCTGTATCTTTTCTTGTGGAAACATTCTCGTCGAAATGGCAGCAGCGAGCTTCATGAACACAACAATGATGACTCACCAAAGTGGTTGAGATTTCTGAATGAGAATTACCAGTCTGATTTCTGGTACTGGGAAATCATCGAACTTGTCCGTAAAGTGTCACAGACTTTCGTAATCGTCATATTTGGATGGAATGGTTATTTTTCTGTCACAATTACGTTAACATTGGCTGTTATCTTCCTGAGTTTACATATTTCCTTCAAACCGATGAAAGACAGGGTTGAGTATTACTTACAG CTGATGTCCCTTTGGGCCATTTTCTTCAACATGCTTGTAGCAGCAGTTCCAGCTCCGGAATCTTTCACTGGACAATTCTCAACCGATATCCTGGTCACGTTTCTGGTGATTTTAAACACCAGTGTTATTGTCATTGCACTAG CTGTGACCGTCTTGAAGATGGGTAAAATTATTTACAGTAGAAATTGTCTCCGAAGAGGAGACAGCGGGTACCGAACTAACGAAGGTCAAGATGAGCACTTCTACGATGAAGTCCAACCTCTTATCAATTGA
- the LOC139967860 gene encoding uncharacterized protein has product MAAGGIDTQYSDSNSEECREMEDMVDDRGEVFPYMFEPETSEEEAGSDSDVEIDRLDGTHWVSCGQCAVMPTARECRCCREIEKVRNVMDEEGAACITLHPGFEAVCLNPWVLQTAYNVYRQQYGGRAQENSIH; this is encoded by the exons ATGGCTGCCGGTGGCATTGACACACAGTATTCAGATAGCAATAGCGAAGAATGCAGGGAAATGGAGGACATGGTCGACGATCGTGGGGAAGTTTTTCCCTAcatgttcgaaccggagaccagcGAAGAGGAAGCGGGATCGGACAGCGATGTCGAAATTGATCGTCTTGACGGAACACACTGG GTGTCTTGTGGCCAGTGTGCTGTGATGCCTACAGCAAGGGAGTGTAGATGCTGCAgggaaatagaaaaagtaaggaatgtgatggatgaagaaggtgcTGCATGCATCACCTTACACCCAGGTTTTGAAGCTGTGTGCCTGAACCCATGGGTGCTACAGACAGCCTACAACGTGTACCGTCAACAGTATGGTGGCCGTGCACAGGAAAATAGCATCCATTA g